One segment of Anguilla anguilla isolate fAngAng1 chromosome 1, fAngAng1.pri, whole genome shotgun sequence DNA contains the following:
- the si:dkey-239n17.4 gene encoding mothers against decapentaplegic homolog 4 gives MSVNPPSSNDACLSIVHSLMCHRQGGENEGFAKRAIESLVKKLKEKKDELDSLITAITTNGVHPSKCVTIQRTLDGRLQVAGRKGFPHVIYARLWRWPDLHKNELKHVKFCQFAFDLKYDSVCVNPYHYERVVSPGIVGLSIQNTGVPSPPLPLAHPGRQIKEEYIHDCIQMDLPPRMAPPQDHHLKLHPPERYSQPLPPLQLPPEPPHTPTPVTLYPSMPRSPPASSSMLSMQGRHGEGLLQIASPHGQGVAPTPPPSAPAHGPPQHPPPSKNSYGGSKHKQTQGTFHTTWTGSSTASYTPVGPQQNGRSHQQPPLHHPSHFWSQHHSSSPFPPPVSGHPGPEFWCSISYFEMDMHVGEMFKVPASCPVVTVDGYVDPSGGDRFCLGQLSNVHRTDASERARLHIGRGVQLECRGEGDVWMRCLSDHAVFVQSYYLDREAGRAPGDAVHKIYPGAYIKVFDLRQCHRQMQQQAATAQAAAAAQAAAVAGNIPGPGSVGGIAPAVSLSAAAGIGVDDLRRLCILRLSFVKGWGPDYPRQSIKHTPCWVEVHLHRALQLLDEVLHTMPLADPGPAN, from the exons ATGTCGGTGAACCCCCCCAGCAGTAACGACGCCTGCCTCAGCATCGTGCACAGCCTGATGTGCCACCGGCAGGGCGGGGAGAACGAGGGCTTCGCCAAGCGCGCCATCGAGAGCCTGGTGAAGAagctgaaggagaagaaggacgAGCTGGACTCCCTGATCACGGCTATCACCACCAATGGCGTGCACCCTAGCAAGTGTGTCACCATCCAGAGGACCCTGGATGGCCGGCTGCAG GTTGCAGGGCGTAAGGGCTTCCCTCATGTGATCTACGCCCGGCTGTGGCGGTGGCCAGACCTGCACAAGAACGAGCTGAAGCACGTCAAGTTCTGCCAGTTTGCCTTCGACCTCAAGTACGACAGCGTCTGTGTCAACCCCTATCACTACGAGAGAGTGGTGTCCCCTGGCATCG TTGGTCTCAGTATCCAGAATACAG gGGTCCCCTCGCCTCCGCTGCCGCTGGCGCACCCAGGACGACAGATCAAAGAGGAGTACATCCACGACTGCATTCAGATGGACCTCCCGCCAAGGATGGCGCCCCCGCAGGACCACCACCTCAAACTGCACCCTCCCGAACGCTACAGCCAGCCCCTCCCGCCCCTGCAGCTGCCCCCGGAgccgccccacacccccacgcCCGTCACCCTCTACCCCAGCATGCCCCGCTCGCCGCCTG CCAGCAGCTCCATGCTGTCCATGCAGGGGAGACACGGCGAGGGTCTGCTGCAGATCGCCTCCCCTCACGGCCAGGGCGTGGCCCCCAcgccgcccccctccgcccccgctcACGggcccccccagcacccccctccctccaaaaacAGCTACGGCGGCTCCAAGCACAAGCAAACGCAGGGGACCTTCCACA cTACCTGGACAGGCAGCAGCACGGCCTCCTACACCCCAGTGGGACCCCAGCAGAATGGGAGGAGCCATCAGCAACCACCCCTTCACCACCCCTCCCACTTCT GGTCTCAGCATCACAGCTCCTCCCCGTTTCCTCCGCCTGTCTCCGGCCATCCAG GCCCGGAGTTCTGGTGCTCCATCTCCTACTTCGAGATGGACATGCACGTGGGGGAGATGTTCAAGGTCCCGGCCAGCTGCCCCGTGGTGACGGTGGACGGGTACGTGGACCCCTCGGGGGGCGACCGCTTCTGCCTGGGTCAGCTCAGCAACGTGCACCGCACCGACGCCAGCGAGAGGGCCAG GCTGCACATCGGGAGGGGGGTGCAGCTGGAGTGTCGGGGCGAGGGCGACGTGTGGATGCGTTGCCTGAGCGACCACGCCGTCTTCGTGCAGAGCTACTACCTGGACCGGGAGGCCGGGAGGGCGCCCGGGGACGCCGTGCACAAGATCTACCCCGGGGCCTACatcaag GTGTTCGACCTGCGCCAGTGCCACCGGCAGATGCAGCAGCAGGCCGCCACGGCGCAGGCGGCAGCGGCAGCGCAGGCGGCCGCCGTGGCGGGGAACATTCCGGGCCCCGGCAGCGTGGGGGGCATCGCTCCCGCCGTCA gtctgtcggcggcggcggggatCGGTGTGGATGACCTGCGCAGGCTCTGCATCCTGCGGCTGAGCTTCGTGAAGGGCTGGGGGCCGGACTACCCCCGGCAGAGCATCAAGCACACCCCCTGCTGGGTGGAGGTGCACCTGCACCGGGCGCTGCAGCTGCTGGACGAGGTGCTGCACACCATGCCGCTGGCCGACCCCGGCCCCGCTAACTAG